In Juglans regia cultivar Chandler chromosome 5, Walnut 2.0, whole genome shotgun sequence, the following are encoded in one genomic region:
- the LOC118348454 gene encoding S-protein homolog 3-like, which yields MIMMRSKVHDDVLLLMLLLLVLIFVTTFDMVAGYDRVHVRISNELDVGIDLKLHCKSGDNDLGEHLLHYNNSYYEFSFRPRYFGSTLFYCSFRWNTDGCSKLYWFDIYDYHRDGNRCSECYWKALLTGPCMLNPDDNQHDLCYSWNY from the coding sequence atgatcatgatgagaTCAAAAGTTCATGATGATGTTCTGCTTctgatgctgctgctgcttgTGTTGATCTTTGTAACTACATTTGATATGGTTGCAGGATATGACCGAGTGCATGTGAGAATCTCTAATGAATTGGATGTGGGTATTGATCTTAAACTTCATTGCAAATCTGGGGATAACGATCTTGGCGAGCATCTACTGCACTACAACAATAGCTACTACGAATTCAGCTTTAGGCCTAGATATTTTGGGAGCACACTGTTCTATTGCAGTTTTAGGTGGAATACCGATGGGTGTTCCAAACTGTATTGGTTCGACATCTACGACTATCATAGAGACGGAAATCGTTGCAGTGAATGTTATTGGAAAGCTCTTCTAACTGGTCCATGTATGCTAAACCCTGATGATAATCAGCATGATCTTTGCTATAGCTGGAATTATTGA